GCCTGTGTtctcagtctctctctctctctctcttctccagcccCATATGCACCTTCAGAATGCTGTTACGAACACACAAAATTCGCTCTCCGTCTCGAAGCGCTGAAGAGTTTCTATGAGACTTCCCACGACTGTCTTCTACAAGCAATTGTGTAAGTCCTGGTAATTTCCCTACCACCGTGCTGTCTCCTGGGACACTGTGTGTGCCTTCCCTCCACACCATCTGGTGACAGATCTGCATGGTCTCCATCCAAAGGATGGCTGGTGGCAGAGTGGCTGTATGCAGCGCAGACGGGAGGACACGACTCTCTGGTCGCTTCTATGGGGCAAGGTTATAATGCCATGAGTCTAGAGGGGCTCCCAAAGGATCTGCACTGGATCTAgaggctgcaggacagcccgCTCATAGGGCACCATGTGCTCACTGTAGagatgaagagaaaagggaaaaggtgtgcagagaagggaggagaagaggagggcACAGGACAATGCTGATAGCTGCTGTTTCCCACTAACCTTCACCTTTGATTTCGGCAGGTTTGTGACAAAGAACGGGACCAAGGTCTGTTCAAAACCAAACGCACCTTGGGTGAAAAAAGCAGTTAAGtatcttcagaaaaagaacaacccTCAAGCTGTGTGATGCAGAGCAGACACCCAAATTGAGGATTGCAGCTTCCTGATGGGAAGATTTACACTCAGCCTCCTGCGGAGGTCCCTGATGCTGGCAGACAGCAGCGACTCCCCAGAGCCCTGCATGGCACCACATCCCGAGGTGCtacagccctgccagctcccacCTGCAGGACACAGTTCCAAAATAAAGGTTGATTTTGCACACTACAGAGGGATGGTgtccttttctctctcagtcCGTGCTCTTCTTCAGCAGCTTCGTCCACTGCCTACCGAAGCCTTGTGGGTCTCATgggggctgggcagggagggagtGCAGTGGACTGAGAGGCTCTGAGCAGACTCATTGCATAATGTAGCCCTGACTGGAACTACTCTGAGTGTATACTTGCTGTATTACAGTCTCATCATGCCATCCTGTTCCCTGGCACCCCATCCCTTGTACGCCGTCCTTTGCAGCAGCCTCAGTCCCAGGCTGCCATCCCAACTTCCGCAGAGCTTTACGAAGCAGCATCAGAGCCCCCTCCGCATTGCTGaggcaccagcagcagcatccaggTCCAGCTGAAGCTGCCACCCACATAAAAGGGCAGGGCTAGGTAGCCTGTTCCATGCTGGAGGGAGGGGATGGTgtggtggctgcagccagcacgCTCTCCTACCTCCACTTGAATGTGTGCGAGGCCTCCCAGTGTACAGCCATGATTCTATAGTGGTGAGCAGTCTGTGCTGTGGCCACACCAACCTCGGTTTGAATCCATGTCACAGCAGTGGTTTTGCAGTGACCAGGCTGTGCACATACATCACTTTGCAAATGTAgaggagggagctgcagggaacGGAGGTGTGCTTGCAAGAACAGCATCAGCCAGCATCTATGGACAAATTCCTCTGTACACACTGCTCTCACAGTCACTGCACTCAAGTCTACAATGATATCTGAGTATGGACTCACACTGTGACATCTCCTGTGGCTGTGCTcagatgtttcccttttctcaaCAAAGCAGGAGAATTCAGGGACTCTACATGGCAATAATGGAGAAGCACTGGGAGACTCCTGAGGAGCCCATTTTATGGACAAGGGCTGGATCACATGCATTCAGAACAGCAGcgaaaagcagaaatgctgtgagggacagcagggctgcagggatgagCTGTGCCATCAGCTGtacctgcagggctgtgcccttGATTTTGgtcattcacatctgagtccatgCCTCAGacactgcaggcagggaggagcTCTGCcatcatagagccatagaatggcttgggttggaaaggctGTCAAGGaccatgaagctccaacccccccctgctgcatgcaagGCCGCCAACCCCCATATCTAATgctacaccaggctgcccagggccccatccaacctggccttgagcacctccagggatggacggggcatccacagcctctctgggcagctgttccagcacctcaccactctcagagtgaagaacttccccctgacatccgacctaaatcttccctccctcaacttaaaaccacttccccttgtcctgctgttatctgccctATCAAAGAGCAgactccctcctgtttatacgctcccttcaagtcccggaaggctgcaatgaggtcaccctggagccttccttctccaggctgaacaagcccagctccctcagcctgtcttcgtaggggaggtgctgcagccctctgagcatctttgtggtcctcctaCAGccccctccaacagctccctgtcgttcttgtactgagggctccagacctggatgtagtactgcagatggggcctcacgagaaaataaaaaatatatatcaacaaaaacagaaaactagtgggatatttggcAACAAACAccagtgggatatttgacccTGCTTTTGTGATCACAAAGGATCAGTGTCGGATTCAGTGTAAACATCTGTGGTTCTCAGTGAGTCCTCAACGTACTGTCCTTGACAACAGTTGTTCACAAGTGAACGTACTGCCCAAGAGTGATGACATGGAGaaggtgtgattgtgaagtgagggCTACTCTTCTCTGCTGGAATAGGTTTAGCAGAAATGCCGAGTCACgacctgaagcagtgattgagcacctgggcCAACCCAAAGGAGCCAGGGCCAACCCAAAGGAGCTCAGGTGTGTGCAATGTGCCTGACTGACTGcaagaggtggagccaggatccattCAGGCTTATAGAAGTCTGGTAAGGAGGCACAACTGGATTTTCTACTGAATGGAATATCTGATTGCAGCTCTTTCCATTCCAGGTGAAAACCTGCAGGTAATGTATTGCTGCTGACTGACAATGGATTCCCATCTCTACTAAACAGAATGATTTTAAGCAAGTCTTGTAGGCTCCTTGCGTAGTTCTTTCTGGGGTTCTGTAGGTGCATAGACAGGGGGTGACAGAGCAAAGAGCGTGTTCCctgtctgataaatgaggatgGAAAACTGGCTTCCTCAGTcatggagaaagctgaggtgctcctagaatcacagaatcactcaggttggaaaagaccttacaGGTAATGCTGTGCCTCAGCCTTCACTGGTGGTCAGGCTTTTGATGTCTGCCAGCACTCTGAATGTCTGGGTGAGGGTGAGATGAGCAgattctgtcccactgtaacagtgggaTGAGTCCATGACCTCATAGTGAAACTGAACATATCTAAGTCCATGGGGCGGGATGATATGCACCCCGGGGTTCTgggagagatggctgatgtggttgctgagcagttctccatcatatttgaaatatCATGGCTGTTgggtgaagtccctggtgattggaaaaagggaaacgttACCCCCATTTTtaaggaagggggaaaggaagacccggggaactacaggctggtgagccttacctctgtgcctgggaacatcatggagcagatcctcctggttACCATGTTAGGACacatacaagacaaagaggtgttCTGaggcagccagcatggcttcaccaagggcaggtcgTGTCTGAgcaatctggtggccttctatgatgggagcgtataaacaggagggggaatggctgccTACATGGGTGGACAGAGACAGgccaagggggaatggttttaaactgagacagggaggtttaggttggatatgaggaggaagtttttcacccagagggtggtgacgcactgaacaggttgcccaaggaggctgtggatgccccatccctgcaggcattcaaggccaggctggatgtgggtctgggcagcctggtgtggtggttggcgaccctgcacatagcagggggttggaactggatgatctctgaggtacttttttcaacccaggctgttaCATTCGTCCTCAGCTCCTCTTGGGAATGGCAGCAGAGCCATATCTGCAGCGTCAGCCCTTCCAGCAATCGCCAGAGTGTAATGCTGGAAACAGCTTCGCTCTCCCGAGAGCTGTTCCAGCTCCTGCCGTTCATCGGGCTGCGGTCTGGCGAGGCAACGCCATTTCACAGAGATCCGTTACTTTCGCCTCAGGCTGCTTTCCACCCGCCGCGCTTCACAGAACGACTGTTAGAAACATGGCGGAGCCGCCGCCATGACGGGGCAGCtgggggcggtgcggggctgctGGGCCGCGGGACGGGCTGCTCGTAGCTAGCGGCTGGGCCGTGCCCGTAGGCTAAGGGGGTCAGGGAggcaggagaagggaagggatggggtgTCCCCGAGGCGGTGCTGTGGGCTGCGAGGGCCCCGCGGGTGACACGAGCCCCATCTGTGCCCTCCCAGCTTTGCAGCTGCAGCGGTGGTTCACACAGCGCGGATGTGCCCCgagctccctgcaggcagccctggcaGCCGGCACTGCTGACTCCTCTCCTCGGCCCCACAGCCGTCCCCATGGGGTCTTTCGGAGCCTCTGCACACAGACAGGACTGCAGAAGCCGCGCCGTGCCTGGGATACCGCAGGATATGAGTCAGAGGCCGCGCTGCCCCCGCAAACGCTCAGCTCGGTTACAAACACCAACACAGCCCTAGAGGCGTGACTGCCCAAATACGGCAGCCGAGGCGTCTATGAAGGCTCAGGCACCCATTGTGGGGGCGACGGGGCTGAGCGATGCACAACACAGGATGTTTTCAGCACACTGCCCGCCTGCGTGCTGCACAACCGGTGGGTGGCAGTGGCTGTGCCCCAAAGCCCGGCAGAGCTGCGACCCCCAAGGGTTCGGCCCTCTCCTCGCCTTGCAGGTGGTGAGAGGCAGGCGTGTGTCCCGTGAGCTGGAGTCCGAAGCCACCCACACCCCCAGCTGTGTCCCCTGACGTTTGGTGGCGGAGTCCCTGAGGAGCTGAGGAACTCTGCTTGCTCCGGACACGTGCGGAGCTGTGAAGCCTGTGTGGCTCAAAAGGAGCACGTGGCCCACAAAGCCCTGGGAAGTGCCctgtgggctctgcagccccaggacAAAGCAACACTGTGGCACGGTGCCCTGTCCTGCCGAGGCTCATTCACCCAGGAGGGAGGCAGCCCTTGCCAGGGTGCAGGCTGTGCCCCGGGCCCAGCTGCCCGCTGCCCAGGACCTGAGACTCCTCTGCATGCCCGGCATGTGGAGGCCACGAGGCCTGGGTCGGGGCAGTGCAGCCAAGCACCCTGGGGACGAGTGGGAGTAGTCACACACACATCTGGATTGGCACCAGGACTCTCCCAGCACTTCCTGGATCTTCAGGGCAGAGAATCGCTTCTGGCCTTCCTGCTTTCCCACTGTGCCCCCAGTCCTTCTTGGCACAGGCAGAGAGGACTCAGGACTGCCAGCGAGGTTTTCTATGGCCGTGCCAATGGGCTTACGTGGGGGCAGAGTCGGGGATGGGAGCTgcaacagtgctgcagtgcctgtCCCCCGCCccaagctgcagctgaagaagGAGGTGTACAGCAAGATAGTGTTCCACACCACCAGAAAATGCCTCCAGATAGAGCTGAGATGCTTCCCTGGGGTGTTGCTGCACTCCCTGAAAACACTCCGGTGCACAAACCCCACAGGACTGGCACTGGCAGTCCTCATCTGCTCAGCAACCTCCTTCCCCTGCATCATCCCCAGGGAAACAGAAGGGCAAAGCACCGGGGGTCCATGGACACACATCACATCTGCAAGGATGAGGAGGCTCCAGAGTGATTCTGGGAGGGACAAGCACGGAGAGACAAAAGGGAACATAGAAGTCCAGGCTGATGGCTCCTACAACCCCAGTAAGGAAAGGCTGTCCAAACTTCTGACTTGCCTGGGATGCACTGAATGAACAGGACTTGCCTTGGGATAGATATAGAATGTATTATAGTGTTCGTATTTATCAGTAGCGAGacttattttgtttgaaaattaaaaaaataacaacaaaaacagaaaaccagtggaagatttgcttctgcttttgtcaTCCTAATGGATCTGTGTCAGATTGAACGGAAGGACCTGCAGTATTCTGCACTGCTCCTGCCCCTCAGCCACCCCATTGGctctctcctccctctgctcagtgctgtgcactgCCTCCCCGCGTGCAGCTGTGATCGTATAGTGGTCAGTACTCTGCGTTGTGGCCGCAGCAACCTCGGTTCGAATCCGAGTCACAGCAGTGGTTTTGCAGAGAGAGGGCTGTGCACAGAGCGTGCTTTGCAAATGCAgaggagggagctgcagggaagcTCCGTGAGGTGTGTTTGCAAAGACCGAGCGGCCCCGTACGCTATTTCTGAGATGAAATTGTTCCTCACACCCAgcccaaacctcccctggcaccaCGTGAGGCTGCCACCTCTCATTCTATTGCTGTTAGCCGGGAGCAGAGGCTGCCTGCAGAAGCCTTTTCCAGAAGCAAAGTGGCATTGGAATCTGTGGAAAGGTTAAGAAGAGGTAGAAATGACCTtaaagctgtgctgggggctgatAGCCTCGCTGGCTCTGTGTCGTGTcatgcccagctctgtgctgggccgCCGGTCCCATGGGCTGCTGACCACCTCTTCCAAAACAGCGTCATCAGcacatttgatttttcttctcctttcttcttccagagaaGCTCTACAGACAGAAGTTCAAGGAACTGTTGCTCTCTCCTTCTCTGAGAAGCCCTGCCCTTCCTCATCCTCTCCCACTCTCCCCCTCATTGCCACCCCACATGGGTCCCCCAGCTCACACTGACCCCAGCCACACCTTGCCCATGCAGCGTGTAGATCTCAGTGTAGAAGCTGggtgctgtggtgctgcctTCAGCCCGCGCCCCTCCGGACCT
The sequence above is drawn from the Gallus gallus isolate bGalGal1 chromosome 11, bGalGal1.mat.broiler.GRCg7b, whole genome shotgun sequence genome and encodes:
- the CCL17 gene encoding chemokine (C-C motif) ligand 17 precursor, giving the protein MLSTKLVLLLLLLLSIFQYSSAAPYAPSECCYEHTKFALRLEALKSFYETSHDCLLQAIVFVTKNGTKVCSKPNAPWVKKAVKYLQKKNNPQAV